The Novipirellula aureliae sequence TGTAGTACTTTCGGCAGACTTGTTGATTTTGACCGCTAATGCACGCTGATCGACGCTAATGAAACCCATTCCAAAATGGTCTCCTGTTTGATTAGCGTTCATTCGCGTCGATTAGCGGTTCCCATCCCAATCCACAGAGCATACGAATTAACCGTTCCACACACACGACTCACAGAAACTCAGACAAAATAAAACGCTTGTATTCCAGTTTCTTGATTGGACCAAAGTTGACCAAATAACCAACGGAGCTGCGACTGATTCGCATATAATTGATCAATTGTGCTTCGTGTTCGGAACCGATTTCTGATGTCGCTTTCAATTCGACAACGACCTTCTCGAAAACGCACAGGTCAGGAACGTAGCGTTTCTTTAATTTGCGTTGCTTGTAGTGAATCTCAAGTTCTTGCTTTCGACGGAACATTATTCCGCGAAGCTCAAGTTCAATCTCCAGGCTTTCTTGATAGATTTCTTCAAGCAGGCCACCGCCCAAAACGTTGTGAACCTCAAAGGCGGCAGCCATAAAATCGTATCCTTCTTGCGCAAATGGGCTTTGTTGTTCAGGCACCAAAATACTCCTTTTGAATTT is a genomic window containing:
- a CDS encoding GxxExxY protein; the protein is MPEQQSPFAQEGYDFMAAAFEVHNVLGGGLLEEIYQESLEIELELRGIMFRRKQELEIHYKQRKLKKRYVPDLCVFEKVVVELKATSEIGSEHEAQLINYMRISRSSVGYLVNFGPIKKLEYKRFILSEFL